One region of Streptococcus parasanguinis genomic DNA includes:
- a CDS encoding beta-class carbonic anhydrase produces MSYFDNFLTANQAYVALHGDLRLPIKPKTQVAIVTCMDSRLHVAPALGLALGDAHILRNAGGRVTDDMIRSLVISQQQMGTREIVVLHHTDCGAQTFENEGFRQHLKKELGVDVGDRDFLPFQDIEESVREDMELLKASPLIPEDVVISGAVYDVDTGLISEVK; encoded by the coding sequence ATGTCTTATTTTGATAATTTTTTAACAGCTAACCAAGCTTATGTGGCGCTACATGGAGACCTCCGTCTTCCGATTAAGCCCAAAACACAAGTAGCCATTGTGACCTGTATGGATTCCCGTCTTCACGTGGCGCCTGCACTAGGTCTGGCTCTTGGAGATGCCCATATTTTGCGGAATGCTGGAGGGCGCGTGACCGATGATATGATTCGCTCCTTGGTCATTTCGCAGCAGCAAATGGGAACCCGTGAAATTGTGGTCTTGCACCATACAGACTGTGGCGCACAGACCTTTGAAAACGAAGGTTTCCGTCAGCATCTCAAGAAAGAACTGGGTGTGGATGTAGGAGATCGCGACTTCCTTCCCTTTCAAGATATTGAGGAGAGTGTCCGTGAAGATATGGAGCTTTTAAAGGCTTCTCCTTTGATTCCAGAGGATGTCGTTATTTCGGGAGCGGTGTATGATGTGGACACCGGATTGATCTCAGAAGTGAAATAA
- the radA gene encoding DNA repair protein RadA: MAKKKTTFICQNCAYNSPKYLGRCPNCGSWSSFVEEVEVAEVKNARVSLTGEKTKPMKLADVTSINVHRTKTEMEEFNRVLGGGVVPGSLVLIGGDPGIGKSTLLLQVSTQLSQVGTVLYVSGEESAQQIKLRAERLGDIDSEFYLYAETNMQSVRAEVERIQPNFLIIDSIQTIMSPEISGVQGSVSQVREVTAELMQLAKTNNIAIFIVGHVTKEGTLAGPRMLEHMVDTVLYFEGERHHTFRILRAVKNRFGSTNEIGIFEMQSGGLVEVLNPSQVFLEERLDGATGSSIVVTMEGTRPILAEVQALVTPTMFGNAKRTTTGLDFNRASLIMAVLEKRAGLLLQNQDAYLKSAGGVKLDEPAIDLAVAVAIASSYKDKPTNPQECFVGELGLTGEVRRVNRIEQRINEAAKLGFTKIYVPKNSLTGISTPSGIEVVGVSTLSEVLKKVF, from the coding sequence ATCGCTAAGAAAAAAACGACATTTATTTGTCAAAATTGTGCCTACAATTCCCCCAAGTATTTAGGGCGCTGTCCAAACTGTGGGTCTTGGTCTTCTTTTGTCGAGGAGGTTGAGGTTGCAGAGGTCAAGAATGCACGGGTGTCCTTGACGGGTGAAAAGACCAAACCCATGAAACTGGCGGATGTGACCTCTATCAATGTCCATCGGACCAAGACCGAGATGGAGGAATTCAACCGTGTACTCGGTGGAGGAGTGGTCCCAGGGAGTCTCGTCCTCATCGGTGGGGATCCAGGGATTGGGAAATCGACCCTTCTCCTTCAAGTATCAACCCAGTTGTCTCAAGTGGGAACGGTTCTCTATGTCAGTGGGGAGGAGTCGGCCCAGCAGATCAAACTCCGTGCAGAGCGCTTGGGAGATATCGACAGTGAGTTTTATCTCTATGCCGAGACCAATATGCAGAGCGTGCGAGCAGAGGTGGAACGCATCCAACCTAATTTTCTGATCATTGACTCCATCCAGACCATTATGTCTCCTGAGATTTCAGGGGTGCAGGGGTCGGTCTCTCAGGTACGTGAGGTAACGGCTGAGCTCATGCAGCTGGCCAAGACCAATAACATCGCCATCTTTATTGTTGGCCATGTGACCAAGGAAGGAACCTTGGCAGGACCTCGGATGCTGGAACACATGGTGGATACGGTGCTCTACTTTGAGGGCGAGCGCCACCATACCTTCCGGATTCTGAGAGCGGTCAAGAACCGCTTTGGCTCGACCAATGAGATCGGTATCTTCGAAATGCAATCAGGTGGCTTGGTCGAGGTTCTCAATCCTAGTCAGGTCTTTCTGGAAGAGCGCCTGGATGGCGCGACTGGCTCGTCCATCGTGGTCACCATGGAAGGGACGCGTCCAATTCTAGCTGAAGTGCAGGCCTTGGTGACGCCAACTATGTTTGGAAATGCCAAGCGGACGACAACGGGGCTTGATTTTAATCGAGCTAGTCTCATCATGGCAGTGCTAGAAAAACGAGCGGGTTTGCTCCTTCAAAATCAGGATGCCTACCTCAAGTCTGCAGGTGGTGTCAAGTTGGATGAGCCAGCTATCGACCTAGCCGTAGCCGTAGCCATTGCCTCGAGCTACAAGGACAAGCCAACCAACCCGCAGGAATGTTTCGTTGGAGAGTTGGGCTTGACAGGAGAAGTTCGCCGGGTCAACAGGATCGAACAACGGATCAATGAAGCTGCCAAGCTCGGTTTTACCAAGATTTATGTTCCGAAAAACTCTCTGACGGGGATTTCGACACCATCAGGGATCGAAGTGGTCGGTGTGAGTACACTGTCTGAAGTCTTGAAGAAAGTATTTTAA
- a CDS encoding histidine phosphatase family protein: protein MKIIFVRHGEPDYSMLDKIENPQLYSGFGRDLAPLTGKGRSLAKEVAKTACFGKAEIIISSSVTRALETAHYIAVETGLDLFVEPFFHEWRPDLDGTNSDLTSVLVAHEYYLKYQGALSEDSPYRYETDLEMRHRFLRALEKYKNYKTIIIVTHGMLMRQFVPNEKIDFCQVIECDIEI, encoded by the coding sequence ATGAAGATTATCTTTGTCCGTCACGGGGAGCCAGATTATAGTATGCTTGATAAAATTGAAAATCCGCAACTCTATAGTGGTTTTGGTCGTGATTTAGCACCATTGACAGGAAAAGGTCGCAGTCTGGCAAAAGAAGTTGCTAAAACTGCATGTTTTGGAAAGGCAGAGATTATTATTTCATCGTCTGTGACGAGGGCCTTAGAAACAGCACATTATATAGCAGTTGAAACAGGATTGGACTTGTTTGTGGAGCCGTTTTTTCATGAGTGGCGTCCAGACTTAGATGGCACTAACTCTGATTTAACTAGTGTATTGGTAGCTCATGAATATTATCTAAAATATCAAGGAGCTTTATCTGAAGATTCTCCTTATCGCTATGAAACTGATCTAGAGATGCGTCATCGTTTTTTAAGAGCTTTGGAAAAATATAAAAATTATAAAACTATTATCATTGTAACTCACGGAATGCTCATGCGCCAGTTTGTGCCAAATGAGAAGATTGATTTTTGCCAAGTGATTGAGTGTGACATAGAGATTTAG
- a CDS encoding isochorismatase family protein — protein sequence MADYLLVVDMQSDYVAVGKAYHEELTAAVNDKIATYPSERVIYILNRFFWERKDRKKKFTTGLLVVSSRIFEKRRASCFTNPDLKDFLEGNGAKSIEFIGVDGNGCVKASVLAAVKENYQVSVDLSAVGVANQKKFSKTLKQWQDCGIKIG from the coding sequence ATGGCAGACTATTTATTAGTTGTAGACATGCAGTCAGATTATGTTGCTGTAGGAAAAGCATATCATGAAGAACTGACTGCAGCTGTAAATGACAAAATTGCTACCTATCCTAGCGAACGAGTTATCTATATTCTCAATCGTTTTTTCTGGGAGAGAAAAGATAGAAAGAAGAAATTTACGACCGGCTTGCTGGTTGTATCTTCTCGTATTTTTGAGAAGCGTCGGGCTTCTTGCTTTACTAATCCAGATTTAAAAGATTTTTTAGAGGGAAACGGTGCTAAAAGCATAGAGTTTATAGGGGTGGATGGCAATGGCTGTGTCAAGGCTTCCGTTTTGGCAGCTGTCAAGGAGAATTATCAGGTTTCTGTCGATTTGTCTGCTGTCGGAGTTGCCAACCAGAAGAAATTCTCTAAAACACTGAAGCAGTGGCAAGATTGCGGAATCAAGATTGGATAG
- a CDS encoding dUTP diphosphatase, whose translation MTKIRGFELVSSYTNQDLLPKRETAHAAGYDLKVAERTVIAPGEIVLVPTGVKAYMQAGEVLYLYDRSSNPRKKGLVLINSVGVIDGDYYGNPGNEGHIFAQMKNITDQEVVLEVGERVVQAVFAPFLIADGDEADGVRTGGFGSTGK comes from the coding sequence ATGACAAAAATTCGCGGATTTGAGCTTGTATCAAGCTATACCAATCAGGACTTACTGCCAAAACGGGAAACGGCCCACGCGGCTGGTTACGACTTAAAGGTGGCAGAGCGCACGGTGATTGCTCCAGGGGAAATCGTCCTCGTGCCAACTGGGGTCAAGGCCTATATGCAAGCGGGTGAAGTGCTTTATCTTTACGATCGCTCGTCCAACCCTCGCAAAAAAGGCCTGGTCTTGATCAACTCTGTGGGGGTCATTGATGGAGACTACTATGGCAATCCAGGAAATGAAGGCCATATCTTTGCTCAGATGAAAAATATTACCGACCAGGAAGTTGTTCTTGAAGTTGGTGAACGTGTGGTTCAGGCTGTCTTTGCACCATTCTTGATTGCCGATGGAGATGAAGCAGACGGCGTGCGTACTGGTGGATTTGGTTCGACAGGGAAATAG
- a CDS encoding Ig-like domain-containing protein produces the protein MKNRNIKIFSFVLCLVAMLFALGLNRTSAETPGVTVSGKLVDTIKNIKVTNNEGGNLDWELGQWATFRINADFDLAGKNVKKGDTTDLTVPDALIITSQSFEIRDVNTNEVIAHATVDKDNKKLSLTYTDYVEKHSDTQGSFFFYARIDFKKHPQQGEVPVEITVNGETKIGGKVTFKGVGDGNPTPLSKTSWVNDNDHKTVTYTISVNKSKQNIKEVTIEDHLRFTNASYVKDSIKVIKGKFSFEAGEWVFSNRVDVTDQHPVTISEDGQSFVVNLGDISENDQYRIDYDVRLNYEPVDGELLKNDATLKGKQFETKDVTNTAAVQVAGGSGVGYVFTIHVHKVNDESQPLAGAKFKIVRQANNQVIGEYVTDENGDITVNALLKDKYILTETEAPAGYTIKEADTVVNAEDFGKDHKVTKTIVNPKEQTTTTTTTTTTTTTTTSTTTQEPTTTTTTTQEPTTTTTTTEEPTPTTTTTTPESTTTSTTTEEPTTTTTTQEPTTTTTTTEGPKPTPTTTTTTTTTTTTSEKPGPTTTTTTTPEGPTTNTTKPGNPGDSGTTTSNGGRKTFLPKTGEAVATGVILIGVAILSGAVILKRKISNN, from the coding sequence ATGAAGAATAGGAATATCAAAATTTTCTCATTTGTCCTTTGTTTAGTGGCCATGCTTTTCGCTTTAGGTCTGAATCGCACTTCAGCAGAAACTCCTGGAGTGACAGTAAGCGGAAAATTGGTCGATACAATCAAAAATATCAAAGTTACCAATAATGAAGGTGGCAACCTTGATTGGGAATTAGGACAATGGGCAACATTTCGTATCAATGCTGATTTCGACTTAGCTGGTAAGAATGTCAAAAAAGGTGATACGACTGATCTCACCGTTCCAGATGCTTTGATCATTACGTCGCAAAGTTTTGAAATTCGTGATGTCAATACGAATGAGGTCATTGCCCACGCAACGGTTGACAAAGACAATAAGAAATTGTCATTGACTTACACTGACTATGTCGAAAAACACTCAGATACCCAGGGATCCTTCTTCTTCTATGCGCGGATCGACTTTAAGAAACACCCTCAACAAGGGGAAGTCCCTGTTGAAATTACCGTCAATGGAGAAACCAAGATCGGCGGGAAGGTTACCTTTAAAGGAGTCGGAGACGGTAACCCAACTCCATTATCAAAAACTAGTTGGGTGAATGACAACGACCATAAAACAGTCACCTATACTATTTCTGTTAATAAAAGTAAACAAAATATCAAAGAAGTCACTATTGAAGATCATTTGAGATTTACAAATGCTTCCTATGTAAAAGACAGCATCAAAGTCATCAAAGGGAAGTTCTCATTTGAAGCAGGTGAATGGGTCTTTTCAAATCGTGTTGATGTAACGGATCAACACCCTGTTACCATCAGTGAAGATGGTCAATCTTTTGTTGTCAATCTGGGGGACATTAGCGAAAACGATCAATATCGGATTGATTATGATGTTCGCTTAAATTACGAGCCTGTAGACGGGGAACTTCTTAAAAACGATGCTACCCTTAAAGGAAAGCAGTTTGAAACAAAAGATGTGACAAACACAGCCGCTGTCCAAGTCGCAGGAGGATCTGGTGTCGGTTATGTCTTTACAATTCATGTCCACAAGGTAAACGATGAAAGTCAGCCACTTGCTGGAGCTAAGTTTAAAATCGTTCGTCAAGCCAACAACCAAGTGATTGGGGAATACGTTACAGATGAGAACGGAGATATTACGGTTAATGCGCTCTTAAAAGATAAATACATCTTAACAGAAACCGAGGCCCCTGCGGGTTATACGATCAAGGAGGCTGACACCGTCGTAAATGCTGAAGATTTTGGTAAGGATCATAAGGTTACGAAGACGATCGTCAATCCAAAAGAACAGACAACGACTACGACAACCACTACAACTACTACTACGACAACAACCTCTACAACGACTCAAGAGCCAACAACAACTACGACGACAACTCAAGAGCCGACTACGACTACGACAACAACTGAGGAACCTACTCCTACTACCACTACAACAACTCCAGAGTCAACAACAACTTCAACGACAACTGAAGAACCTACTACTACAACAACGACTCAAGAGCCAACAACTACAACAACGACGACAGAAGGTCCAAAACCTACGCCGACAACCACTACAACTACAACGACGACTACAACTACGTCTGAAAAACCAGGGCCTACGACGACTACGACAACCACTCCAGAGGGGCCAACAACGAATACGACCAAACCTGGCAACCCAGGTGATTCTGGCACCACAACTTCAAACGGAGGTCGCAAGACATTCCTGCCAAAAACAGGTGAAGCAGTCGCTACTGGTGTCATCTTGATCGGTGTTGCTATCCTATCAGGAGCCGTCATCTTGAAACGCAAGATTTCTAATAACTAA
- the pgfM1 gene encoding glycosyltransferase PgfM1 produces MLIWFMRWQEFWKKHPKKVLYAASALLPMTIMLVVWAVIGMYPFGSKSLMAVDFGQQYISFFGLLKNAILTGDLSSLSYSFTKSLGGDMIGVLGYYLMSPFNIIYILAPLKYFGAAVFLTIWLRYGAIGLSFAFLLIRRYKGLESRKWLVPLFSTAYALSGMLVSYQMNVIFYDAMIMLPIVIVYLEELLDGKSPYRYAFALGLTVLLQFYMGYMISIFIALYACYYVSPRLLIEGDLKAKIKNFSIPLLQAVIYSIIGIATASVLLLPVFFNLIESKGQVGGGMTFSFAFQINPLDILSKLVVGGFDTTSGWSAGPNLPNIYIGALGFLGFIFYFLSQKVGKAKKWAAGIVTLIFLISFVNEFVSKIWHMGQNPAGFFFRFSWLFSFFMLVLAYQAMKQKIVISKRTNCIIGLGLLLSVVYLYFHQYSFISKTQPQAISRFLSKFSILSVLGIAAVTCFIFYAYWEKSQKSQLEKMIRMALAAVILVLAAVLLKTGYLLSQVGITAMLYLSILFILNFKISRLSMIVVSVLTIFEFGYNAYLSQVTFGYDDVHKFADATVSVKRVTDNIQENADQKFYRIATDFAYSRTVPSLVSYPGLSTFSSSLERSTMDHFAFMGDLGVNAATQYSNGTPLTDALYGVRYFMSAKDFDPKEIEANPDKMYFYRFTDRFDLHRYFTDKVYEDKRYVVYKNPNSFPLAYGTNSLVRNIQFGANNAFANQNIILNSMEGHQKANNDTVEYFKPLAFSSIETENVIEEKVNKETGEAIYKRADSSKDAIIRYKVTPRTNYTYYFFTPVSLIQNQDYSVLLNNKWLLNAKIFTQRQIWQLTDQTENQETVIEFRFRTDHIDMSNAGVYRADVDQIQQVLENRKKQGLQVTKFSNTHIVGDVSITDDSNYMMTSIPYSDGWKVKVDGKFVKTEKAWNAFLSFPISKGNHKVEFVFRQKGVILGALLSIVSVAYLVIQMRRSRSNEGQ; encoded by the coding sequence ATGTTAATCTGGTTCATGCGTTGGCAAGAGTTTTGGAAAAAACATCCAAAGAAAGTTCTCTATGCTGCAAGTGCCCTGCTCCCAATGACCATTATGCTGGTTGTGTGGGCCGTTATAGGGATGTACCCTTTTGGAAGTAAGAGCCTGATGGCTGTTGACTTTGGACAGCAATATATCAGTTTCTTTGGCTTGCTAAAAAATGCCATCCTGACGGGGGATCTATCTAGTTTGAGTTATTCTTTCACCAAATCTCTTGGTGGAGATATGATCGGTGTGCTCGGCTACTATTTAATGAGCCCCTTTAACATCATCTACATTCTAGCTCCCCTCAAATATTTTGGGGCAGCAGTATTTTTAACTATTTGGCTCAGATACGGGGCAATTGGTTTATCCTTTGCTTTCCTTTTAATCAGACGTTACAAAGGATTAGAATCTAGAAAATGGTTGGTTCCATTATTCTCGACGGCTTATGCCTTGTCAGGAATGTTGGTTTCCTATCAAATGAACGTCATCTTCTATGATGCCATGATCATGTTACCAATTGTGATTGTGTATTTGGAAGAATTATTAGATGGGAAATCTCCTTATCGGTATGCTTTTGCTTTAGGATTGACAGTCTTGCTTCAGTTTTACATGGGCTATATGATCTCCATTTTCATCGCTCTGTATGCCTGCTACTATGTGTCGCCAAGATTGTTGATTGAGGGAGATCTAAAGGCAAAGATTAAAAACTTTAGTATCCCTTTGTTGCAAGCGGTGATCTATTCGATTATTGGGATTGCGACAGCCTCAGTCTTGCTCTTGCCTGTATTTTTCAACCTGATTGAAAGTAAGGGGCAAGTTGGCGGAGGCATGACCTTCTCATTTGCCTTCCAAATTAACCCCTTAGATATTCTTTCTAAGTTGGTTGTTGGTGGCTTTGATACAACCTCAGGATGGTCAGCGGGTCCCAACCTTCCCAATATTTATATTGGAGCGCTCGGCTTTCTTGGTTTTATCTTTTATTTCCTATCGCAAAAAGTTGGAAAAGCCAAAAAATGGGCTGCAGGGATTGTTACCCTTATTTTCCTGATTTCCTTTGTCAATGAATTTGTCAGTAAGATATGGCATATGGGACAAAACCCAGCCGGTTTCTTCTTCCGTTTTTCTTGGCTGTTTTCATTCTTTATGCTAGTCCTAGCTTATCAAGCGATGAAGCAGAAGATCGTTATTTCCAAACGAACCAACTGCATCATCGGTTTGGGCTTGCTCTTGTCGGTAGTTTATCTCTATTTCCATCAGTATAGTTTTATCTCAAAGACTCAACCGCAAGCGATCAGCCGTTTCCTCTCTAAGTTCTCTATTCTAAGTGTTCTGGGAATAGCAGCGGTGACCTGCTTCATCTTCTATGCGTATTGGGAAAAATCTCAGAAGAGCCAATTGGAAAAAATGATTCGAATGGCTCTAGCAGCGGTCATCTTAGTGCTAGCTGCTGTCTTATTAAAGACAGGCTATCTCTTGTCGCAAGTGGGGATTACAGCGATGCTCTACCTGAGCATTCTCTTTATCCTAAACTTTAAGATCTCACGTTTATCCATGATTGTCGTATCTGTGCTCACAATCTTTGAGTTTGGCTATAATGCCTATTTGTCCCAAGTAACATTTGGGTATGATGATGTGCACAAGTTTGCAGATGCGACCGTTTCGGTCAAGCGCGTGACAGACAATATCCAAGAAAATGCAGATCAAAAATTCTATCGGATTGCCACAGATTTTGCTTATTCCAGAACAGTTCCTTCTTTGGTGTCCTATCCGGGTCTAAGTACCTTTAGCTCGAGTTTGGAACGTAGCACCATGGATCACTTTGCTTTCATGGGAGATCTGGGTGTCAATGCGGCGACTCAATATTCAAATGGGACACCTTTGACAGATGCATTATATGGTGTTCGTTACTTTATGAGTGCCAAGGATTTTGATCCCAAAGAGATTGAAGCCAATCCAGATAAGATGTATTTTTATCGATTTACAGACCGCTTTGATCTGCATCGCTATTTCACAGACAAGGTCTATGAGGACAAGCGTTATGTCGTCTATAAGAATCCAAATTCCTTCCCACTTGCATACGGGACTAACAGTCTGGTAAGAAATATTCAATTTGGTGCCAATAATGCCTTTGCTAACCAGAATATCATTTTGAACTCCATGGAGGGGCATCAAAAGGCCAATAATGATACCGTTGAGTACTTTAAACCTTTGGCGTTTAGCTCGATCGAGACCGAAAATGTGATTGAAGAAAAGGTCAATAAGGAAACGGGAGAAGCCATCTATAAGAGAGCGGATTCGTCAAAAGATGCTATTATTCGTTATAAGGTCACTCCGCGTACCAATTACACCTATTATTTCTTTACTCCTGTATCTTTGATCCAAAACCAAGATTACTCGGTTTTACTCAATAATAAATGGTTGCTCAATGCTAAAATTTTTACGCAAAGACAAATTTGGCAGTTGACAGATCAAACTGAAAACCAAGAAACCGTTATTGAATTTAGATTTAGAACAGATCACATCGATATGAGCAATGCAGGTGTTTATCGCGCCGACGTTGATCAGATTCAACAGGTATTAGAAAACCGGAAGAAACAAGGTTTACAAGTAACCAAGTTTTCAAATACCCATATTGTTGGCGATGTGTCTATCACAGATGATAGTAACTATATGATGACTTCCATTCCATACAGCGATGGCTGGAAAGTGAAAGTGGATGGGAAGTTTGTCAAAACCGAAAAAGCATGGAATGCATTCTTATCCTTCCCAATCTCAAAGGGAAATCATAAGGTTGAATTCGTCTTTAGACAAAAAGGCGTGATCCTGGGTGCCTTGCTATCTATTGTTTCTGTTGCTTACCTCGTCATTCAAATGAGACGAAGCAGAAGTAATGAAGGACAATAA
- the pgfS gene encoding glycosyltransferase PgfS: MKLSILITLLNEELVLPQTHREISNQLEQMLGKELSDYEILYIDDGSSDKTFELIEEFARENDRIKYIRFSRNFGRESGILAGFKYASGDAVMVMDGDLQHPPYLIPLFLEAYNEGYDIVSGQRTREGESFVGSSFARLFYFLSNRSMDVHLTDGKSELRLLSRKAMEAFVSMPEYNRFNKGLYEWIGFKEKVIPYKNETRKAGKSKFGFKKSLNYAIQGIISFNDRPLRVCIQFGFICLGLALLYLVFELMKYIFAAGNYVSGYFTTIAAIILFSGVQLIFIGILGEYIGKIYYEVKRRPHFIIEETNIEQAKKNHIG, translated from the coding sequence ATGAAATTATCAATCTTAATAACCCTCTTGAATGAGGAGCTGGTACTTCCTCAAACCCATCGTGAAATTTCTAATCAGCTTGAGCAAATGCTAGGGAAAGAGCTCTCTGATTATGAAATTCTCTACATCGATGATGGAAGTAGTGACAAGACCTTTGAGTTAATTGAAGAATTTGCAAGAGAAAACGACCGCATCAAATATATCCGTTTCAGTCGAAATTTTGGACGAGAGAGTGGTATCTTGGCTGGTTTTAAATATGCCAGTGGGGATGCGGTGATGGTCATGGACGGGGATCTCCAGCATCCACCATACTTGATTCCCTTATTCTTAGAAGCTTATAATGAAGGCTATGATATTGTTAGTGGCCAACGAACTCGTGAAGGGGAATCTTTTGTAGGAAGTTCCTTTGCACGTTTGTTTTACTTCTTGTCAAACCGCTCCATGGATGTTCACCTAACAGACGGGAAATCGGAATTAAGACTGCTTAGCCGAAAAGCCATGGAAGCCTTTGTGTCAATGCCAGAGTATAATCGCTTTAATAAAGGTTTGTATGAATGGATTGGTTTTAAAGAGAAAGTAATTCCTTATAAGAATGAAACCCGTAAGGCTGGAAAGAGCAAGTTTGGTTTTAAGAAATCTTTGAATTATGCGATTCAAGGAATTATTTCTTTTAATGATCGTCCTCTCCGTGTTTGTATTCAATTCGGTTTCATCTGTTTAGGGCTGGCTCTATTATATCTAGTGTTTGAGTTGATGAAATATATCTTCGCTGCTGGGAATTATGTGAGTGGTTATTTCACAACGATTGCGGCTATTATATTATTTAGCGGAGTTCAACTCATCTTCATCGGAATTCTTGGAGAGTATATTGGCAAGATCTATTACGAAGTGAAGCGTCGTCCTCATTTCATCATTGAAGAGACCAATATCGAACAAGCGAAGAAAAATCATATCGGCTAA